The genomic region CTTGTCTTCGCCGCTGATCTCGTCGAGCTGGCGGACGACCTTCTTCCAGCCGCCGCTCATGCCCGTGTAGGCCGATTCGTTCCTGGGCAAGACGAAGCCCGCATGAACCAGACGGATCCGCGTGCCGTCCTCGACCGGGGTGAGGGACCACGTCACGACGGTGTCGAGCGGCGCGCCGTAGCCAATGTTGCGCTCATCGCCGCCCTTCCAGGCGTAGACGAGGCGGCGGTTCGGCATGACTTCCAGGACCCGGCAATGGATGACACCATCCCATGCGCCGCCCGGCGTGGTCTGGTAGGTGAAAGTGTTGCCTTCGACGGCCTCGAAACCGGTCGGCGGCATCAGCCAGCGCGCGATCAGCTGGGCGCTGGTCAGCGCCTTCCAGATCGTCTCCGGCGCATGAGGGAGCACCTCGTCGATGACGATGTCTTTTGTCTCGGCTTTCAATTCAACAGCACTCACGGGTCGATCTCCTTCAAGAGGTCACGCAGGTTCTGGAAGCGCTCGCGCCAGAACACGCCGTAATGGTCCATCCAGGAGACCAGCGGTTCGAGGCCTTGCGGCGCGGCACGGTAATAGACGTTGCGGCCCTCGGCACGCTCGGCGACGAGGCCGGCCTGCTTGAGGGACTTCAAATGTTGCGAGATCGCGCCTTGCGTCACGCCACTTCCCCGCGTGAGTTCAGCGACGCTGATCTCCGTGCTCTCGAACACGCGTTCGAAGACGGCGCGTCGCGTCGGGTCCGCGAGCGCGCGCATGACGGTGGTAACGGGATTTGGGGCGGCTTCGATCATAGAATTAGATTAGCCGTCGCTAATGAATTAGTCAATACTAATTTGTGGACCAGATTGGGTCCGCAGCGCTGTCTTGACTATGACTGACTGGTCAGTCATACCAGATAGATGACCAGGAAACCCGCCAAAGCCGCCACGCCGCCCGCAGCTCGCGCGAACGCGAAGGCCAATTCACACGCTGGCGAGGACGCGGTGCCCGCGTCGAGCCGTGCCACGCGCGCGGCGGAGCGGCGCGCGGCGATCGTGGATGCCGCGATGGAGGAATTCATCGCGCGGGGCTTTGCCGCGACGCGGCTCGACGACATCGCGAAGCGTGCGGGTGTCGCCAAGGGCACCATCTACCTGCACTTCAAGGACAAGGAATCGATGTTCGAGGAGCTGGTCCGGACGGTGATCGTGCCTGTCGTGACCCGGTTGACGGCATTGCCGCCACCGGCGGGCTCGGTGCGCGATCTGGTCGAGGCGTTTGCGAGTAACTTCCTGAAGGAGGTCATCGGCACCAGGCGCGGCGATCTCGTGCGCCTGATCGTGGCCGAGGGGCCGCGGTTTCCCTCCGTGGCCGACTTCTACTACCGCGAGGTCGTCTCGCGCGGCATCTCCGCCATGCGCGCCCTGATCGAGCTCGGCATCGCCCGCGGCGAGATCCGCCAGAAGAACCTGGCGCACTATCCGCAGATCCTGGTCGCACCCGCGATGATCGCGGTGATCTGGCAGAGCCTGTTTGCGCGGCACGCGCCGCTCGACGCGCAGGACATGCTGCGCGTTCATCTCGATTTGATTTTTGGCGAACGGAGCACGACATGAGGTCGTCGCAAGCAATTTCTGTACTCGCATTGATCGCGGTCCTCGCGACCGGGCTTGCCGGCTGCAAAGACAAGCGTGATCCCGGCTTCCAGGGCTGGGTCGAGGCTGACATGATCTTCGTTAGCCCAGACGAGGCGGGTCGCGTGACGAAGCTCAACGTCCGCGAGGGCGATCAGGTCAAGGTCGGCGATCACCTCTATTCCGTCGACGACGATCTCCAGCTTGCCGATCTCAACCAGAACAAGGCGACGCTGGCGAATGCGCAGCAAACCTACGATCGCGCGGCTTCGCTGAGCAAGACCGGCTCGGGCACGCAGGCCAATCTCGACTCGGCCGTCTCCGCCTTGCGCGTCGCCGAGGCGCGGGTGGCGACCTCGGAGACGCGGATGGCGCGGCGCAAGGGCTTTGCGCCAGTCGCCGGCACCATCCAGCAGATCTATTTTCGCGAGGGCGAGATGGTGGCGGCCCAGCGGCCGGTGCTCTCGATCATGCCGCCCGGAAACATGAAGCTGCGCTTCTTCGTGCCGGAGACCGAGCTGCCGAAGCTTGCGATCGGCGATACGGTGCGGATCGCGTGCGACAAT from Bradyrhizobium lupini harbors:
- a CDS encoding SRPBCC domain-containing protein, yielding MSAVELKAETKDIVIDEVLPHAPETIWKALTSAQLIARWLMPPTGFEAVEGNTFTYQTTPGGAWDGVIHCRVLEVMPNRRLVYAWKGGDERNIGYGAPLDTVVTWSLTPVEDGTRIRLVHAGFVLPRNESAYTGMSGGWKKVVRQLDEISGEDK
- a CDS encoding helix-turn-helix transcriptional regulator, encoding MIEAAPNPVTTVMRALADPTRRAVFERVFESTEISVAELTRGSGVTQGAISQHLKSLKQAGLVAERAEGRNVYYRAAPQGLEPLVSWMDHYGVFWRERFQNLRDLLKEIDP
- a CDS encoding TetR/AcrR family transcriptional regulator, whose amino-acid sequence is MTRKPAKAATPPAARANAKANSHAGEDAVPASSRATRAAERRAAIVDAAMEEFIARGFAATRLDDIAKRAGVAKGTIYLHFKDKESMFEELVRTVIVPVVTRLTALPPPAGSVRDLVEAFASNFLKEVIGTRRGDLVRLIVAEGPRFPSVADFYYREVVSRGISAMRALIELGIARGEIRQKNLAHYPQILVAPAMIAVIWQSLFARHAPLDAQDMLRVHLDLIFGERSTT
- a CDS encoding HlyD family secretion protein, coding for MRSSQAISVLALIAVLATGLAGCKDKRDPGFQGWVEADMIFVSPDEAGRVTKLNVREGDQVKVGDHLYSVDDDLQLADLNQNKATLANAQQTYDRAASLSKTGSGTQANLDSAVSALRVAEARVATSETRMARRKGFAPVAGTIQQIYFREGEMVAAQRPVLSIMPPGNMKLRFFVPETELPKLAIGDTVRIACDNCAADLTAKIYFIATSAEYTPPVIYSLEERNKLVYLIQARPSRPDALRVGQPIDVYLNPKTPVADKR